The Polycladomyces subterraneus genome contains a region encoding:
- a CDS encoding SDR family oxidoreductase, which translates to MSEQRVAVVTGASKGLGKAITLRLAEGGITVVACARSEGLLQELAKAQPDRILPFVCDVTKETEVRDAIAYTVETCGRLDILVNNAGLGRFAPVHELSVEDWDAMMNVNLKGAFLFSKHAIPHLIRHKGHIVNISSVAGTVTFAGGGAYCASKFGLMALNDVLTQELKPHEVKVTAICPGSIKTEFFGGSVKPYYLEPEHVAETVWHVVTAPPGVIYNQVIMRPQVPPTEQKK; encoded by the coding sequence GTGAGCGAACAACGCGTTGCCGTCGTCACGGGTGCCAGCAAAGGATTGGGCAAAGCGATCACTTTACGGCTGGCGGAAGGCGGTATCACCGTCGTGGCATGCGCACGCAGTGAAGGATTGTTACAGGAGTTGGCCAAAGCGCAACCGGATCGGATCCTTCCTTTTGTCTGTGATGTAACCAAAGAAACGGAAGTGCGGGATGCGATCGCCTACACCGTGGAAACATGCGGTCGATTGGACATCTTGGTTAACAACGCTGGATTGGGTCGATTCGCTCCCGTTCACGAATTGTCCGTGGAAGATTGGGATGCGATGATGAACGTCAATCTCAAAGGCGCCTTTCTCTTCTCGAAACATGCGATCCCGCACCTGATCCGGCATAAGGGGCATATCGTCAACATCTCCAGCGTTGCCGGTACGGTCACCTTTGCAGGAGGCGGCGCCTACTGCGCTTCCAAATTCGGCCTGATGGCATTGAACGACGTGCTGACACAGGAATTGAAACCGCATGAAGTAAAAGTGACGGCGATTTGCCCTGGTTCGATTAAAACCGAGTTTTTTGGGGGTTCTGTCAAACCGTACTACCTCGAACCGGAACACGTCGCGGAAACCGTTTGGCATGTTGTGACTGCACCGCCCGGTGTCATTTATAATCAGGTGATCATGCGCCCGCAGGTACCTCCGACAGAGCAAAAGAAATAA
- the serA gene encoding phosphoglycerate dehydrogenase translates to MYRVLITDPLSDQGIERLHEAEDVEVVKKTGLSPEELLIEIENADALLVRSQTKVTAEVIKAGKKLKAIGRAGVGVDNIDVAAATSRGVVVVNAPDGNTISTAEHAFAMLIALARNIPQAYRSTINGEWKRKQFVGVELHKKTLGIVGLGRIGTEVAKRAHAFGMKVVAFDPYLTAERAKKIGVTQATLDDLFAQADFITVHTPLTKETRHLINREAFEKMKTGVRIVNCARGGIIDERALLEAIQTGKVAGAALDVFEQEPPGNHPLFGLPQVIVTPHLGASTVEAQENVAIDVSEEILHILRGEPFKNAVNLPSIPVELQEKLAPYQTLAESLGQFIAQAAPGALHSVTVTYSGELTELDTAPLTRMIIKGVLSYHLSDVNYVNAPFLAQQRGVNITEQKTSQTRGFTNLISVEITTDQEQRKVSGTLLNGFGPRIVKVDEYPIDVVPEGHLLLIQHQDQPGVIGRVGTLLGTRNVNIASMQVGRKQIGGQAIMMLTIDKPVSPDILAQLAQLDDIRSVREIDL, encoded by the coding sequence ATGTATCGCGTACTTATCACGGATCCGCTCAGTGATCAAGGCATTGAGCGCTTGCACGAGGCAGAGGATGTAGAGGTCGTGAAAAAGACGGGCCTGAGCCCGGAGGAATTGTTGATCGAGATCGAAAATGCTGACGCTTTGCTCGTCCGCAGCCAGACCAAAGTCACCGCCGAAGTGATCAAAGCCGGCAAAAAACTGAAAGCCATCGGTCGCGCTGGGGTGGGTGTAGACAACATCGATGTCGCCGCTGCCACCAGCCGCGGAGTGGTGGTGGTGAACGCACCGGACGGTAACACGATCTCCACCGCGGAACACGCCTTTGCCATGTTGATCGCACTGGCACGCAATATTCCGCAAGCGTACCGATCCACCATCAACGGCGAATGGAAACGGAAGCAGTTCGTCGGCGTGGAACTGCACAAGAAAACCCTCGGGATTGTAGGTCTGGGCCGTATAGGGACAGAGGTGGCCAAACGGGCGCACGCATTCGGTATGAAAGTGGTCGCTTTCGACCCGTATCTGACTGCGGAACGTGCCAAAAAAATCGGCGTCACCCAGGCCACCTTGGACGATTTGTTCGCCCAAGCGGACTTCATTACCGTTCATACGCCATTGACGAAAGAAACCCGCCACCTGATCAACCGGGAGGCGTTTGAAAAAATGAAGACCGGCGTGCGCATCGTCAACTGCGCCCGGGGCGGCATCATTGACGAGCGTGCGCTGTTGGAAGCGATCCAGACCGGGAAAGTGGCTGGTGCCGCGCTGGACGTGTTTGAACAAGAACCGCCCGGCAATCACCCGTTATTCGGCTTGCCGCAAGTGATCGTCACTCCGCATTTAGGTGCCTCCACTGTAGAAGCACAAGAAAACGTGGCGATCGACGTATCGGAAGAGATCCTTCATATCTTACGGGGTGAACCGTTTAAAAATGCCGTCAACCTGCCGTCCATTCCGGTGGAGTTGCAGGAAAAACTGGCGCCGTATCAAACCTTGGCCGAAAGTCTCGGTCAGTTTATTGCCCAGGCTGCACCGGGTGCGTTGCATTCGGTGACCGTTACGTATTCAGGCGAATTGACGGAGCTGGACACCGCACCGCTCACCCGGATGATCATCAAGGGAGTCCTGTCCTATCACCTGTCTGACGTCAACTATGTCAATGCACCATTTCTGGCGCAACAGCGTGGCGTAAATATCACTGAACAAAAAACGTCGCAAACGCGCGGGTTCACCAATCTGATCAGCGTGGAGATCACCACCGATCAAGAACAACGGAAAGTGTCAGGCACGCTGCTCAACGGTTTCGGACCTCGCATCGTCAAAGTGGATGAGTATCCGATCGACGTGGTGCCGGAAGGGCATCTGCTACTCATCCAGCACCAAGATCAACCTGGTGTAATCGGTCGGGTGGGTACCCTTCTCGGAACCCGCAACGTCAACATCGCCTCGATGCAGGTGGGACGAAAACAAATCGGAGGACAAGCCATCATGATGCTGACCATCGACAAACCGGTCTCCCCCGACATCCTGGCGCAGTTGGCCCAATTAGACGACATTCGCTCGGTCAGGGAAATCGATCTTTAA
- a CDS encoding pyridoxal-phosphate-dependent aminotransferase family protein, with protein sequence MSLSYKTHLRIPGPTPIPPRVQWAMNQPMIGHRSGECSRLVEENSRRLQPVFGTDQPILLVTGSGTSALEAAVVNTVAPGEEAAVVVTGAFGDRFAKIVTRYGITLRRLDIPWGEACQPDVLAEYLQQHPQVKAVFLTYCETSTGVLNPIRELTRTVRQHSDALVIVDGVSCLGAVDCRMDEWGVDIMVTGSQKALMLPPGLSFIAVSERAWEVIEHNPRSRFYLDLVAYRDNLAKQTTPYTPAVSLLFGLKEVLNMIEEEGLSAIVARHRLMMEMSRAGIRALGLELLAPDAFASPTVTAVKGGGQLDVEAFRKELRQIGVVVAGGQQHLKGKIFRIGHMGYCDPLDVLTVFNAIELALFHMGVPVELGSAVKACEEVWANVSRTYHGSAQ encoded by the coding sequence ATGTCGCTCTCTTACAAAACGCATTTGCGCATCCCTGGTCCCACACCGATCCCCCCTCGGGTGCAATGGGCCATGAACCAACCGATGATCGGACATCGCAGCGGGGAATGTTCCCGTTTGGTGGAAGAAAACAGCCGACGGTTGCAACCCGTGTTCGGAACAGACCAACCGATACTGCTCGTCACCGGCAGCGGAACATCCGCACTGGAAGCGGCCGTCGTTAACACTGTCGCCCCAGGTGAGGAAGCGGCCGTCGTCGTCACGGGCGCATTCGGCGATCGATTCGCCAAGATCGTCACTCGCTACGGGATCACATTGCGCCGTTTGGATATTCCCTGGGGTGAAGCCTGTCAACCGGATGTGCTGGCTGAATACCTCCAGCAGCATCCGCAGGTCAAAGCGGTGTTTCTCACCTATTGCGAAACGTCCACCGGTGTGCTCAATCCGATCCGTGAACTGACCCGCACTGTCCGTCAACATTCCGACGCGCTGGTGATCGTCGACGGCGTCAGCTGTTTGGGTGCAGTGGACTGCCGGATGGACGAATGGGGTGTCGATATCATGGTGACCGGTTCACAAAAAGCGCTGATGTTGCCACCGGGTCTCTCCTTCATCGCCGTCAGCGAACGGGCTTGGGAAGTGATTGAGCATAATCCGCGGTCGCGGTTTTACCTGGACCTCGTCGCCTATCGCGACAACTTGGCCAAACAAACCACCCCTTACACACCGGCCGTTTCATTGCTGTTCGGCTTGAAAGAAGTGCTCAACATGATTGAAGAAGAAGGACTTTCCGCCATCGTGGCGCGCCACCGCCTGATGATGGAGATGTCACGCGCCGGGATTCGCGCATTGGGATTGGAACTGTTGGCACCGGATGCGTTCGCTTCTCCTACCGTGACCGCGGTCAAAGGCGGGGGGCAACTGGATGTGGAAGCATTCCGGAAAGAATTGCGCCAGATCGGCGTCGTCGTCGCCGGTGGTCAGCAACACCTGAAAGGGAAGATTTTCCGCATCGGTCACATGGGGTATTGCGACCCGCTGGACGTATTGACTGTTTTCAACGCCATCGAGCTGGCATTATTCCACATGGGCGTGCCGGTTGAACTAGGTTCCGCCGTAAAAGCTTGCGAGGAGGTATGGGCAAATGTATCGCGTACTTATCACGGATCCGCTCAGTGA
- a CDS encoding ATP-dependent helicase, producing MQGTGTFLTADLNDSQKAAVTHGEGAAVVFAGPGSGKTTVLTRRVLYLLEQGVPPERLMVVTFTRAAASEMKNRLAQAAGRSLSGLWIGTFHSLFLSLLRRSGRTVPRLLKETEQTQWMRQLLIEREQPADDEAVSTLLNQIGLCKGNLILPEQLKVKKEKNILFRDMYQAYESRKQMSGVWDYDDILVETYRLLQNPRQQSVWCGYWEHVLVDEFQDINRVQFETLRMLAPPSGNLFVVGDDDQAIYSFRGSDPRLMQEVRTWFSPCRTIVLSTNYRSTESVIALGQRLIRHNRRRQEKTLNGTGKQGPDPVWMEPADEEEEARQILARLDDGVETAVLYRTSTQARAMIDALVRADVPFAVAEGDASFYRRWQVLDVMAYLRLADNPNDLDALVRIINKPKRYLFGEDWMDQVWTLFKKTGQSLLQVLADLPGLEPYQRRLLQKLAADVAALRGMNASQAVAYIREQIGYDAFLSSFAQDTGNDESTVKEPVEELAVAATQFSGRDELLHHVTKVNEVVSYRPEQPRVHLMTFHRAKGLEFDRVFLIGLHSMVLPHRRSLQVPEHKKAEAWEEERRLLYVGITRARRELFLSVSRTRQGKRVAPSPFLREMGFAGGSDRKEGAAEEEQRRPSVSVSVSSSRRPQPQQKFHGEPVRVGDRIRHVKWGEGEVIEVAPIGGVAPGRKVVIRFSTGVQSLHYELSRQLGLLQPEE from the coding sequence ATGCAGGGAACCGGGACCTTTTTGACGGCGGATCTCAACGACAGTCAAAAGGCCGCAGTAACGCACGGGGAAGGGGCTGCTGTTGTGTTTGCAGGCCCTGGAAGCGGTAAAACGACGGTGTTGACGCGCCGTGTACTGTATTTGTTGGAACAAGGGGTGCCACCCGAACGGCTGATGGTGGTCACCTTCACACGTGCCGCCGCAAGTGAAATGAAAAACCGTTTGGCGCAAGCGGCGGGAAGATCGCTCAGTGGATTGTGGATCGGCACATTCCATTCCCTTTTTTTATCCCTACTGCGTCGGTCGGGACGTACCGTTCCGCGTTTGCTGAAGGAAACCGAGCAGACGCAGTGGATGCGGCAACTGTTGATCGAGCGGGAACAGCCGGCCGATGATGAGGCGGTATCCACATTGCTCAACCAGATCGGTTTGTGCAAAGGGAATTTGATCCTGCCTGAGCAGTTGAAAGTGAAAAAGGAGAAGAACATCCTGTTTCGCGACATGTACCAAGCGTATGAATCACGCAAACAAATGAGCGGGGTGTGGGATTACGACGATATCCTCGTCGAAACATATCGATTGCTTCAGAACCCCCGGCAACAATCTGTGTGGTGTGGTTATTGGGAACATGTCCTGGTAGACGAATTTCAGGACATCAACCGGGTGCAGTTCGAGACATTGCGTATGCTTGCTCCGCCCAGTGGCAATTTGTTTGTCGTCGGGGATGACGATCAGGCGATCTACTCCTTTCGTGGCAGTGACCCGCGGCTGATGCAGGAGGTTCGCACATGGTTTTCTCCTTGCCGTACCATTGTACTGTCCACCAATTACCGCTCCACCGAATCGGTAATTGCACTGGGACAACGACTGATTCGCCATAATCGTCGCAGACAAGAGAAAACATTGAACGGTACGGGCAAACAGGGACCCGACCCGGTGTGGATGGAGCCGGCCGACGAGGAAGAAGAGGCGCGGCAGATTCTCGCCCGATTGGACGACGGGGTGGAAACGGCGGTACTGTATCGGACATCAACTCAGGCCCGCGCGATGATCGACGCGTTGGTGCGGGCGGATGTGCCGTTTGCGGTGGCGGAGGGGGATGCGTCTTTTTACCGTCGTTGGCAAGTGCTCGACGTCATGGCTTATCTGCGGTTGGCCGATAATCCGAACGATTTGGATGCACTGGTACGGATCATCAACAAACCGAAGCGGTATCTGTTCGGGGAGGATTGGATGGATCAAGTGTGGACACTCTTCAAAAAGACGGGTCAATCGTTGTTACAAGTATTGGCGGATCTCCCCGGTTTGGAACCCTACCAGCGGCGGCTGTTGCAGAAGTTGGCTGCGGATGTAGCGGCGTTGCGAGGGATGAATGCCTCACAGGCAGTTGCCTATATCCGGGAACAAATCGGTTACGATGCGTTTCTCTCATCGTTTGCCCAAGATACCGGCAATGACGAATCCACAGTAAAGGAACCGGTGGAGGAGCTGGCGGTAGCGGCGACTCAGTTTTCCGGTCGGGACGAGCTGTTGCACCATGTTACCAAAGTGAATGAAGTTGTGTCCTATCGACCGGAACAACCCCGTGTGCACTTGATGACGTTTCACCGGGCGAAAGGGCTGGAATTTGACCGTGTATTCCTGATTGGCCTACATAGTATGGTACTTCCGCACCGACGCAGTTTGCAGGTGCCTGAACACAAAAAAGCGGAAGCGTGGGAAGAGGAACGGAGATTGTTGTATGTGGGTATCACGCGGGCGAGAAGGGAGCTGTTTCTGTCGGTCAGTCGGACACGTCAAGGCAAACGGGTGGCACCGTCTCCGTTTTTGCGGGAGATGGGATTTGCAGGCGGATCGGATCGGAAGGAGGGAGCGGCCGAGGAAGAGCAACGGAGGCCATCCGTGTCTGTATCGGTCTCTTCATCGCGACGTCCTCAGCCGCAGCAGAAGTTTCACGGTGAGCCCGTTCGCGTGGGCGATCGGATCCGGCACGTCAAATGGGGAGAAGGAGAGGTCATCGAAGTGGCGCCGATTGGCGGGGTGGCCCCCGGACGCAAGGTTGTCATCCGCTTTTCCACGGGTGTCCAATCCTTACATTACGAGTTGTCACGTCAGCTGGGGTTGTTGCAGCCGGAAGAGTGA
- a CDS encoding GNAT family N-acetyltransferase — protein MNEPHHNIVCFPLTPDRWEDLVRLFGPRGAYGGCWCMYWRLKRTEWSRQCGKENKRALQSLVDAGNVPGMIAYADGKPVGWCSVAPREQFVSLERSRKYKRIDPKRVWAIVCFYVAQSHRRTGVTVALIRAACEYVRSRGGRIVEGYPVHPQGKIRDVSAYMGTKSAFVRAGFIEAARIDDQRAVMRMYLDDEETMFSEMSD, from the coding sequence ATGAATGAACCGCACCATAACATCGTTTGTTTTCCATTGACACCCGACCGGTGGGAGGATTTGGTTCGATTGTTTGGTCCGAGGGGCGCTTACGGTGGGTGTTGGTGCATGTATTGGCGCTTGAAACGAACGGAATGGTCGCGTCAGTGCGGGAAAGAGAACAAACGTGCACTCCAGTCGTTGGTGGACGCAGGAAATGTGCCAGGCATGATCGCTTATGCCGATGGCAAGCCGGTTGGCTGGTGCTCCGTGGCACCGCGCGAGCAGTTTGTCTCGCTGGAGCGATCACGGAAATACAAACGGATCGATCCCAAACGCGTCTGGGCCATCGTCTGCTTTTACGTAGCACAATCACACCGCCGAACCGGTGTAACTGTGGCCCTGATCCGGGCGGCGTGCGAATATGTCCGCTCCCGCGGTGGACGCATTGTTGAGGGATATCCCGTCCATCCGCAAGGGAAGATACGCGACGTCTCGGCCTACATGGGAACAAAATCCGCCTTTGTCCGAGCTGGATTTATCGAAGCGGCTCGGATCGACGACCAACGTGCCGTCATGCGTATGTATTTAGACGATGAGGAGACAATGTTTTCCGAGATGAGCGACTGA
- a CDS encoding CGNR zinc finger domain-containing protein, translated as MRFLFMDFLNSEWRDGIRDDFLEDRLDKPGWWENVMAYWGMTVDRPITETERKEIKALRSRLRVWVEKLAEGKQLNEEDLHQINTYLHQVPVHRVLVPKNAGYGWRLLPDQADWRWVASEIVASLAELLVRHDPGRIRICENRQCLWVFYDESRNRSRRWCDHRTCGNRMNVRKHRQRKRHSKGGQPENE; from the coding sequence ATGCGATTTTTGTTCATGGATTTTCTCAACAGCGAATGGCGAGACGGGATTCGAGACGACTTCCTGGAAGACCGACTGGACAAGCCCGGCTGGTGGGAAAACGTGATGGCTTATTGGGGGATGACAGTGGACCGACCGATCACAGAGACGGAACGAAAAGAGATAAAAGCGCTCCGTTCTCGGCTACGCGTTTGGGTGGAGAAATTGGCCGAGGGAAAACAATTAAATGAAGAGGATTTACATCAAATCAACACATACTTGCACCAAGTCCCCGTTCACAGAGTATTGGTCCCGAAAAATGCCGGATATGGTTGGAGACTGCTTCCCGACCAAGCGGACTGGCGATGGGTGGCTTCGGAAATCGTCGCCTCCTTGGCCGAATTGCTCGTCCGGCATGATCCGGGACGCATCCGCATTTGTGAAAACCGCCAATGTTTATGGGTGTTTTATGACGAAAGCAGAAACCGAAGCCGCCGCTGGTGCGATCACCGCACATGCGGAAACCGGATGAACGTGCGCAAACATCGCCAGCGGAAACGGCACAGCAAAGGGGGACAACCGGAAAATGAATGA
- a CDS encoding MFS transporter: MCKSNGRMSGLWREADFLKFWTGETISLFGTQITALALPLAAADTLGATPAQMGMLNAAPLLPYLLLTLWVGVWVDRVKRRPILIIANIGRAVLLGFIPVSALLGILRIEHLYIIALSTGVLTVCFDMAYQSYLPSLVDRERLVEGNSKLQVSASIAQIGGPGLAGVLIGMMTAPIVILLDAVSYLLSACFLAAIRKKEPIPSRTSVPPLFSGIGEGIHIVLSDPYLRAIAGEAATYNFFSQVCWAVYVLFMTRELHLGPDWLGWIMAASSMGALAGSLLAGWIGRRWSVGRSITGAMWVACVAPLLVPAVGGPWYVTVTVLMLSFFLSGVGLVVSNVHVISLRQAIIPQHILGRVNACYRFIVTAAAPFGALLGGVLGSYFSLRITLVIGALGTLSAMGWILFSPVSRLREMPREMERCGETGTRLV; this comes from the coding sequence ATGTGCAAATCAAACGGGCGGATGAGCGGATTGTGGAGAGAGGCGGACTTCCTGAAGTTTTGGACAGGGGAAACGATCTCGCTGTTCGGCACACAAATCACCGCGTTGGCACTACCTCTGGCGGCTGCGGACACGCTTGGGGCGACTCCGGCTCAGATGGGAATGCTCAATGCTGCTCCCTTACTGCCGTATCTGCTGCTGACGCTGTGGGTCGGCGTTTGGGTGGACCGTGTCAAGCGCCGACCGATCTTGATCATCGCCAATATCGGACGGGCGGTGCTGCTCGGGTTCATCCCGGTCAGTGCCCTGCTCGGCATCCTCCGGATCGAGCACTTGTATATCATTGCGTTGTCGACAGGGGTACTGACCGTGTGCTTCGACATGGCGTATCAGTCGTATTTGCCTTCCTTGGTGGACAGGGAAAGGTTGGTGGAAGGAAACAGCAAACTGCAAGTCAGCGCTTCGATCGCGCAAATTGGTGGTCCCGGTTTGGCCGGTGTGTTGATCGGCATGATGACCGCCCCGATCGTCATCCTGTTGGATGCGGTATCTTATCTGCTTTCCGCCTGCTTCCTTGCAGCGATCCGAAAAAAAGAGCCGATACCGTCCCGTACGTCTGTTCCGCCGTTATTTTCCGGTATCGGGGAGGGGATTCACATCGTATTATCCGATCCGTATCTCCGCGCCATCGCAGGGGAGGCGGCCACCTACAACTTTTTCAGTCAGGTTTGTTGGGCTGTGTACGTATTGTTCATGACACGGGAGTTGCACCTTGGGCCGGACTGGTTGGGTTGGATTATGGCGGCTTCCAGCATGGGAGCGTTGGCAGGCTCGTTACTTGCCGGTTGGATTGGGCGTCGGTGGTCCGTCGGCCGTTCGATCACTGGTGCAATGTGGGTTGCATGTGTCGCCCCATTGTTGGTGCCGGCAGTGGGTGGACCGTGGTATGTGACGGTGACGGTGCTGATGCTCTCCTTCTTTCTCAGCGGAGTGGGTCTCGTGGTTTCCAATGTGCATGTGATCAGTTTGCGGCAGGCGATCATACCGCAACACATACTGGGGCGGGTCAATGCCTGCTATCGTTTCATCGTGACGGCCGCCGCTCCATTCGGTGCTTTGCTGGGCGGGGTGCTGGGCTCGTATTTCAGTTTGCGGATTACGTTGGTGATCGGTGCATTGGGCACGCTTTCAGCCATGGGTTGGATTTTGTTTTCTCCTGTTTCCCGGCTGCGAGAGATGCCCAGGGAGATGGAGAGATGTGGGGAAACGGGCACGAGGCTCGTTTGA
- a CDS encoding FAD binding domain-containing protein — MFPNSFEYIAPTTLGEAVELLQRYGYDAKLLAGGQSLLPMMKLRVAAPPILIDINGIDELKGWREENGFLRIGALTRHSELEHAAELRDRYPLLAETAVWIADPLVRNLGTVCGSLAHADPASDWGAAMLALHAQVEAVGPGGKRQIPIDDFFVDTFTPALEENEIASAVLVPTPKGRTAGRYLKIERKAGDFAIAGLAIHVELDSDGIVTVAGFGICACGPVPLRGKRAEEYLLGKKLTPETIEAVSRLVPEDSDPTDDLRGSAEYKRDVLRVFAKRGLSDIAKELQGEVVLR; from the coding sequence TTGTTTCCGAACTCTTTTGAGTATATTGCCCCTACCACACTGGGGGAAGCGGTCGAACTGTTGCAGCGGTATGGCTACGACGCGAAGTTACTCGCAGGTGGACAAAGTCTGCTGCCGATGATGAAACTGCGCGTGGCCGCGCCACCGATCCTGATCGACATCAACGGTATTGATGAGTTAAAAGGGTGGCGAGAAGAAAACGGTTTCCTTCGGATCGGAGCGTTGACCAGACACTCGGAGCTGGAGCATGCGGCTGAGTTGAGGGATCGGTATCCGTTGTTGGCCGAAACAGCCGTCTGGATTGCCGATCCTCTGGTGCGCAACTTGGGCACGGTCTGCGGGTCGCTGGCGCACGCCGATCCAGCCTCTGACTGGGGAGCTGCCATGTTGGCATTGCATGCCCAGGTGGAGGCGGTAGGTCCCGGTGGGAAACGGCAGATTCCCATCGACGACTTTTTCGTGGACACGTTTACCCCGGCACTGGAGGAGAACGAGATTGCCTCGGCGGTACTCGTTCCGACGCCGAAGGGTAGGACCGCCGGACGGTATCTGAAGATTGAACGGAAAGCCGGCGACTTTGCGATTGCGGGACTCGCCATCCACGTGGAGTTGGATTCCGATGGGATCGTAACCGTGGCGGGATTTGGCATTTGCGCCTGCGGTCCGGTTCCGTTGCGCGGGAAGCGTGCGGAGGAGTATTTGCTGGGCAAGAAACTGACTCCGGAGACGATTGAGGCTGTCTCCCGCTTGGTTCCGGAAGATTCCGATCCAACGGACGATCTGCGCGGCAGCGCGGAGTACAAAAGAGACGTCCTGCGCGTGTTCGCCAAGCGGGGATTGTCCGATATCGCCAAAGAACTGCAGGGAGAGGTGGTACTCCGATGA
- a CDS encoding (2Fe-2S)-binding protein: MKIRVRVNGQTYESDVEPRKLLVYYLRDDLGLTGTHVGCDTTSCGACTVLLDGKAVKSCTVLAVQADGRDVTTVEGLEQDGELHPLQTAFWEEHGLQCGYCTPGMLMSGYALLQSNPDPSEEEIRKGISGNLCRCTGYMNIVKAIRSAASKLADASAEPSKEVAASGSSSD; the protein is encoded by the coding sequence ATGAAGATCCGGGTTCGCGTCAACGGGCAGACATATGAATCCGATGTGGAGCCGCGGAAGCTGCTGGTCTACTATTTGCGGGATGACCTGGGGCTTACCGGTACACACGTTGGATGCGATACGACCAGCTGCGGTGCCTGCACGGTACTACTTGATGGCAAGGCGGTCAAATCGTGTACGGTGTTGGCTGTTCAGGCAGATGGACGCGATGTGACGACCGTCGAAGGGTTGGAACAGGATGGCGAGTTACATCCGTTGCAAACGGCTTTTTGGGAGGAGCATGGTCTGCAATGCGGCTACTGTACTCCTGGTATGCTGATGTCCGGTTACGCTCTGTTGCAATCTAATCCGGACCCGTCGGAAGAGGAGATCCGGAAGGGGATTTCTGGAAACCTCTGCCGTTGCACGGGATATATGAACATCGTGAAAGCCATCCGATCGGCTGCGTCAAAATTGGCCGATGCATCTGCTGAACCTTCCAAGGAGGTGGCAGCCAGTGGCAGTTCGTCAGACTGA